Proteins encoded in a region of the Triplophysa dalaica isolate WHDGS20190420 chromosome 10, ASM1584641v1, whole genome shotgun sequence genome:
- the LOC130430706 gene encoding putative nuclease HARBI1: MFVVDLLRDAITSPTRRHNAITPEKKVITTLRYLATAKMQQCSSDDLGLSQSSVSRVITQTLTALSQPNIVTQFVSFPLDARTLHTHKRAFMDIAGFPGVVGVIDGTHVRIIAPSEDEAVFVNRKNFHSINVQIVFNAACKILDIVAKWPGSTHDARILFESGIRQLFERRYVPANCHLLGDSGYPCKPWLLTPYLKPRHGPQLNYNRAHKTTRAVVERCVGQLKRRFHVLHGEVRLRPEKVSKVIIACAILHNICKVRQIAEPLEDGDEDEDEDNDEDGGMLTEQVLKMGMVFDPPGYPEKQLQMVQAAILSANLMGPVLVMSPCYRNT; this comes from the exons ATGTTTGTGGTGGACCTCCTTAGAGATGCAATTACTTCACCAACTCGACGCCACAACGCTATTACACCGGAGAAGAAAGTAATCACAACCCTGAGGTATTTGGCAACAGCGAAAATGCAACAATGCAGCAGTGATGACTTGGGTCTGTCCCAATCCTCCGTCAGCAGAGTCATCACCCAAACACTGACAGCTTTGTCACAACCTAATATTGTGACACAATTTGTTTCATTCCCGCTGGATGCCCGcactttacacacacataaaaggGCATTTATGGACATTGCAGGATTCCCTGGCGTTGTGGGTGTAATTGATGGAACACATGTGAGAATAATTGCGCCATCAGAGGACGAGGCAGTCTTTGTTAACAGGAAGAATTTCCACAGCATCAATGTGCAAATAGTGTTCAATGCGGCCTGTAAGATTTTGGACATTGTGGCTAAATGGCCAGGCTCCACACATGATGCGAGAATACTCTTTGAGAGTGGCATCAGACAGCTTTTTGAGAGACGCTATGTGCCAGCTAATTGCCACTTGTTAGGGGACAGTGGCTACCCATGCAAACCATGGCTCCTTACACCTTACCTCAAGCCACGCCATGGGCCCCAATTAAACTATAACAG GGCCCACAAGACAACAAGAGCGGTGGTGGAGCGTTGCGTAGGCCAGCTTAAGAGGCGCTTTCATGTTCTCCACGGAGAGGTGCGGCTGAGGCCTGAAAAAGTCAGCAAAGTCATCATAGCCTGTGCAATATTGCACAATATTTGCAAGGTTAGACAAATTGCAGAACCTCTGGAGGATGGcgatgaggatgaggatgaagaCAACGATGAGGATGGTG GGATGCTGACGGAGCAGGTGCTTAAGATGGGAATGGTGTTTGATCCGCCGGGCTATCCTGAGAAGCAGCTGCAGATGGTTCAGGCGGCAATCTTGTCGGCAAACTTGATGGGCCCGGTTCTTGTGATGTCTCCATGCTACAGAAATACATAG